Proteins from one Gimesia maris genomic window:
- a CDS encoding tetratricopeptide repeat protein, whose protein sequence is MNDHPDKDLPDENSPDPSESNPEQNRSPEETDGDQAGVEQSDAALVNQSAEEEGLPEWEPLTPELVEDEAIRGDFMLRWAAILLACLFAATYISDTETLVHVKTGQYLASHGFWPPANDVFSYTASDRPWYNNAWLFDLTLSGVYGVLGDTGLTLFKILLLGITFYIIVHLCQREISTWWGSILAVLALIACFPQLNVTPEIITILGVVLTLRCLYQWQERNSARALWLLVPLFLVWANLDPRVFLGIAVLALFALGETVASMLDRSVLNDDTDYQALWMVLGGSLIATLLNPVGWHSLTTGLSYYAVDYPLLRSMFVGGVRPEELGYFSMTSPLFWKSLNHYAVASFILILLTFVSFVLNQSKMSWGQLFVFIGFCGLSVLASHELVVTSVLCAIFANRNFQIWYRDNFRQTYSVETSELLFSRGGRALTVLTFFLLAYLVVCGRFQGQGSTRHAVGIGFSPSLKHTIEGYQEALAESLDDRPFHFVLEQGDLLIWLDQKSFVDNRLALFAGTGEDDLIDLHDKTRRALRVQREDQVGSGLPQVWKQTFDRYQVSHVLPRLSGMNPDYRTFFDLLTTPDWQLTELNAATAVFYRTDNENETTKKFLAEHQLDFKKQAFREQKDFPEIRTDWARPRSFYSRYLLPQNMSMGNDVQTARHYLGLMSQSGGNHELSSSFAILAIQLANRGLIENPNSAEAYRILGSAYGYLASLEAQLLAPPVDRNQQPPAVTIDRMRYFQILHAYHQSLIIEPEFAATHLMLFDLYSNMGKIDLAHRELKTYLEMIEGQEELSDDAFARLRAYTDHLEKLNTQITQITQELDAQQEKGAERLHLASQAYQNGFVLLTQRYLDDPVYLAQNPLAQNLNATVLMEVGQSEAADSQMSLLEQKAMQNPQIPWRAQAAFTNLGNGNYRGCFDLWRQEIRSHEEARIAGVLQSMPLVQPISNSFWPTQHTVSIVNYLYGLSQQQIPLLLNLARCEIEAGQPELATGHLREILETEPATPYRPLVRFYLYQLTGELIPVLPEAPAGQTEPETEALPLVAPKP, encoded by the coding sequence GTGAACGATCATCCAGACAAAGATTTGCCTGACGAGAACTCTCCCGATCCTTCTGAATCCAATCCCGAACAAAACAGGTCTCCCGAAGAAACGGACGGGGATCAGGCGGGAGTGGAGCAGTCTGACGCGGCACTCGTGAATCAGAGCGCAGAAGAAGAAGGGCTGCCTGAGTGGGAACCGTTAACACCCGAACTGGTGGAAGACGAAGCCATTCGCGGCGACTTTATGTTGCGCTGGGCGGCGATTCTGCTGGCCTGTTTGTTCGCAGCCACCTATATCTCGGATACTGAAACACTGGTGCATGTCAAAACCGGGCAGTACCTGGCGAGCCATGGCTTCTGGCCTCCTGCGAATGATGTGTTTTCCTACACCGCCAGTGATCGTCCCTGGTACAATAATGCGTGGCTGTTTGATCTAACGCTCTCGGGCGTGTATGGCGTCCTGGGTGATACCGGTTTAACATTGTTCAAGATTCTGCTGCTGGGGATTACGTTTTATATCATCGTCCATCTCTGCCAGCGGGAGATTTCCACCTGGTGGGGATCGATCCTGGCAGTCCTGGCATTGATTGCCTGTTTTCCGCAACTGAATGTGACTCCCGAAATCATAACGATTCTGGGAGTCGTGTTGACGCTGCGTTGTCTGTATCAGTGGCAGGAGCGAAACTCGGCACGTGCGCTGTGGCTGTTAGTCCCTCTGTTTCTTGTCTGGGCGAATCTGGATCCCCGTGTTTTTCTGGGAATCGCGGTACTGGCTCTCTTCGCACTGGGAGAAACGGTTGCCTCTATGCTGGATCGTTCGGTGTTAAACGACGACACCGATTACCAGGCCCTCTGGATGGTTCTGGGCGGGAGCCTGATTGCGACGTTATTAAACCCGGTGGGCTGGCATTCGCTCACAACCGGTTTGAGTTATTACGCGGTTGACTATCCTCTCTTGCGTTCGATGTTCGTTGGCGGAGTCAGACCCGAAGAACTCGGCTATTTTTCCATGACATCACCTCTGTTCTGGAAATCGTTGAATCACTATGCCGTCGCCTCTTTTATTCTGATCCTGTTAACGTTTGTCAGTTTCGTGCTGAACCAGTCAAAGATGAGCTGGGGACAGCTGTTTGTCTTTATCGGTTTTTGTGGTCTGTCAGTACTGGCCAGCCACGAACTGGTGGTGACCAGCGTGCTGTGTGCCATCTTTGCCAATCGGAATTTTCAGATCTGGTATCGAGATAATTTCCGTCAGACCTATAGCGTTGAAACCAGTGAGTTGCTGTTTTCACGCGGGGGACGGGCATTAACCGTTCTGACATTTTTCCTGCTGGCTTACCTGGTGGTCTGCGGACGATTCCAGGGGCAGGGTTCGACTCGACATGCTGTGGGAATTGGTTTCAGTCCTTCTCTGAAGCATACGATTGAAGGGTATCAGGAAGCGTTAGCAGAATCGCTGGATGACCGACCGTTCCATTTTGTTCTGGAGCAGGGGGATCTGCTCATCTGGCTGGATCAGAAATCTTTTGTCGATAACCGTCTGGCTCTGTTTGCTGGAACCGGTGAAGACGACCTGATTGATCTGCATGACAAAACGAGACGTGCCTTGCGTGTGCAACGCGAAGATCAGGTTGGCAGCGGCTTACCTCAAGTCTGGAAGCAGACCTTTGATCGTTATCAGGTATCGCATGTCCTTCCGCGGCTGTCCGGTATGAATCCGGATTACCGTACGTTTTTTGATCTGCTGACGACTCCGGACTGGCAACTGACGGAATTGAATGCCGCGACCGCTGTCTTCTATCGGACCGACAATGAGAACGAAACCACAAAGAAGTTTCTGGCGGAACATCAACTTGATTTTAAAAAACAGGCGTTCCGGGAGCAGAAAGACTTTCCGGAAATCCGCACCGACTGGGCACGCCCCCGGTCGTTTTACAGCCGCTATCTGCTGCCACAGAATATGAGCATGGGGAATGATGTGCAGACGGCCCGCCACTATCTCGGGCTGATGTCCCAGTCCGGGGGGAACCATGAGCTGTCATCCAGTTTTGCCATTCTGGCCATTCAACTGGCGAACCGCGGGTTAATTGAGAATCCAAACAGTGCCGAAGCCTATCGGATCCTGGGCAGTGCCTACGGGTATCTGGCCAGCCTGGAAGCACAACTGCTGGCACCACCCGTGGATCGCAATCAGCAGCCGCCTGCCGTCACCATTGATCGGATGCGCTACTTCCAGATTTTACATGCCTATCATCAGTCCCTGATCATCGAACCGGAATTCGCGGCAACGCATCTGATGTTGTTCGACCTGTATTCCAATATGGGGAAGATCGATCTGGCACATCGTGAATTGAAAACGTATCTGGAAATGATCGAAGGGCAGGAAGAATTGTCGGATGATGCATTTGCCCGACTGCGGGCTTACACAGATCATCTGGAAAAACTGAACACACAGATCACTCAAATCACGCAGGAACTGGATGCCCAGCAGGAAAAAGGGGCTGAACGACTGCATCTGGCCAGCCAGGCGTATCAGAACGGGTTCGTCTTGCTGACACAGCGTTATCTGGATGATCCCGTCTACCTGGCACAGAATCCACTGGCGCAGAATCTGAATGCGACAGTGCTGATGGAAGTAGGGCAGTCGGAAGCAGCGGACAGTCAGATGTCACTGCTGGAACAGAAAGCGATGCAGAATCCACAGATCCCGTGGCGGGCGCAGGCAGCATTTACCAATCTGGGGAATGGAAATTATCGTGGCTGTTTTGATTTATGGCGTCAGGAAATCCGGTCACACGAAGAAGCACGTATTGCCGGGGTCCTGCAATCGATGCCGCTGGTTCAGCCGATTTCGAACAGCTTCTGGCCTACCCAGCACACTGTTTCGATTGTGAACTATCTGTATGGGCTATCGCAGCAGCAGATTCCATTGCTGTTGAATCTGGCCCGGTGTGAAATTGAAGCGGGACAACCGGAACTGGCGACAGGGCACTTGCGCGAAATACTGGAAACAGAACCAGCGACGCCTTATCGACCACTGGTACGATTTTATCTGTATCAGTTGACGGGAGAACTGATCCCGGTTCTGCCAGAAGCACCCGCAGGTCAGACAGAACCGGAAACAGAAGCGCTGCCGCTGGTTGCTCCCAAACCGTAA
- the serS gene encoding serine--tRNA ligase has product MLDLQFICENQEVILENCRNRGIEVDLEQLSKLDQRRRELIVQGDNLRQEQKSVSSQIPKAADNDARQPLIAQGKELREQISAIEIELREVESLLKSEQARVPNLAHPDVPVGKEDKANTVVRMWGEKPAFEFTPLDHVALAEKHDLIDFEAGTRVAGHGFYYLKNEAVLLEMALCQYAMQKLVQEGFVLHSTPDLARKEILEGIGFNPRGDETQIYSVENTDLSLVATAEITLGGSMKDQIMDRETLPYKIAGLSHCFRTEAGAHGKATRGIYRVHQFSKVEMFAFTEPTNAASDKMHEEIVRIEEEIFQGLGLHYRVVDTCTGDLGAPAYRKYDLEAWMPGRGDAGEYGEVTSASNCTDYQSRRLGTRCKSSGQKGTEFVHTLNGTAVSIARAIIAVLENYQQADGTILVPEVLRPWIGKDQIG; this is encoded by the coding sequence ATGTTGGATTTGCAGTTCATCTGCGAGAATCAGGAAGTCATTCTTGAGAATTGTCGCAATCGTGGAATCGAAGTTGATCTGGAACAACTGAGCAAACTGGACCAGCGCCGTAGAGAGCTGATTGTTCAGGGTGACAATTTAAGGCAGGAACAGAAATCGGTCTCCTCTCAAATTCCCAAGGCGGCAGACAACGACGCCAGGCAGCCGTTGATCGCGCAGGGGAAAGAACTACGCGAGCAGATCTCAGCGATTGAGATTGAATTACGCGAAGTCGAATCGCTGCTGAAGAGTGAGCAGGCACGCGTGCCCAACCTGGCTCACCCTGATGTGCCTGTGGGAAAAGAAGACAAGGCAAATACCGTTGTGCGGATGTGGGGCGAGAAACCCGCGTTTGAATTCACACCCCTCGATCATGTGGCTCTGGCAGAGAAGCATGACCTGATTGATTTCGAAGCAGGAACACGGGTCGCCGGTCATGGTTTTTATTATCTGAAAAACGAAGCAGTACTGCTGGAAATGGCACTCTGTCAGTATGCGATGCAGAAACTGGTGCAGGAAGGCTTCGTGCTTCACAGCACACCCGACCTGGCCCGCAAAGAGATTCTGGAAGGGATCGGCTTTAATCCGCGGGGAGACGAAACCCAGATTTATTCCGTCGAGAATACAGATCTCAGCCTGGTGGCAACCGCAGAGATTACACTGGGGGGCTCCATGAAGGATCAGATCATGGACCGTGAGACCCTGCCTTATAAAATTGCCGGTCTGTCTCACTGTTTCCGTACCGAAGCCGGCGCACACGGTAAGGCAACACGTGGTATTTATCGCGTGCATCAGTTCAGCAAGGTGGAAATGTTTGCCTTTACGGAACCGACCAATGCAGCTTCCGACAAGATGCATGAAGAAATCGTGCGGATTGAAGAAGAAATCTTTCAGGGGTTGGGTCTGCATTATCGCGTCGTCGATACCTGTACCGGTGATCTGGGGGCACCCGCTTATCGCAAATATGATCTGGAAGCCTGGATGCCCGGTCGTGGCGATGCAGGTGAGTATGGTGAAGTCACTTCCGCATCTAACTGCACGGATTACCAGTCAAGAAGGCTGGGGACCCGTTGCAAGTCAAGCGGGCAGAAGGGAACGGAGTTTGTGCATACCCTGAACGGTACCGCCGTCTCGATTGCCCGGGCGATTATTGCCGTTCTGGAAAATTATCAGCAGGCGGATGGAACCATTCTGGTCCCCGAAGTACTGCGACCCTGGATTGGAAAAGATCAGATTGGTTAA
- a CDS encoding NAD-dependent epimerase/dehydratase family protein — MSHCLVTGGAGFIGSHLCEQLIQQGQEVTAVDDLSTGFLQNLDGIIDHPNFTFRTGSITDPVLMAEMVQGVDTIYHLAAAVGVKLVADNPVRTIETNIYPTEVLLRHAVQGGHKFFLASTSEVYGKNPKERWTEEDDLHFGPTTRPRWAYGASKAIDEFLALAYSQKYGLDVRIGRFFNVVGPRQVGQYGMVIPRFIDQALDGGPVVVFDDGSQVRCFGHVNEIVDCVIDLTNLDAAKGQVYNIGSDEPVSIRGLAEAIIAKVNPDVKIEYLPYNKAYNEDFEDVQRRVPDLGRLEQTLGRKPQVKLDAILDDIIASKKRIRGLV, encoded by the coding sequence ATGTCTCATTGCCTGGTCACCGGTGGTGCCGGATTTATTGGCAGCCATTTATGTGAGCAATTAATTCAGCAGGGACAAGAGGTTACTGCCGTTGATGACCTTTCTACCGGCTTTCTGCAGAATCTGGATGGCATCATCGATCATCCCAATTTCACGTTTCGCACGGGGTCAATCACCGATCCTGTCTTAATGGCGGAAATGGTACAGGGCGTCGATACGATCTATCACCTGGCCGCCGCCGTGGGGGTGAAACTGGTGGCAGATAACCCGGTACGGACGATTGAAACCAATATTTATCCGACCGAGGTTCTCCTGCGACATGCCGTGCAGGGGGGACATAAATTCTTCCTGGCATCGACGAGTGAAGTCTACGGAAAAAATCCCAAGGAACGCTGGACGGAAGAAGATGACCTGCATTTTGGTCCCACGACGCGACCTCGCTGGGCTTATGGTGCATCGAAAGCCATCGACGAGTTTCTGGCGCTGGCTTATTCGCAGAAATATGGCCTGGATGTTCGCATTGGTCGTTTCTTTAATGTGGTGGGTCCCCGCCAGGTCGGACAATATGGAATGGTGATTCCCCGCTTTATTGACCAGGCCCTGGATGGAGGCCCGGTTGTTGTCTTTGATGACGGCAGCCAGGTACGCTGCTTTGGACATGTCAATGAGATTGTCGATTGTGTGATTGATCTGACCAACCTGGATGCTGCGAAAGGGCAGGTCTATAACATCGGCAGCGATGAACCAGTTTCGATTCGCGGGCTGGCCGAAGCGATCATTGCGAAAGTGAACCCGGATGTCAAAATCGAATATCTGCCTTACAATAAGGCATATAATGAAGATTTTGAAGATGTGCAGCGACGGGTTCCCGATCTGGGGCGGCTGGAGCAGACTCTGGGACGAAAACCGCAGGTCAAGCTGGATGCCATCCTGGATGATATCATCGCTTCCAAAAAGCGGATCCGTGGTCTGGTCTGA
- a CDS encoding GntR family transcriptional regulator, with the protein MKTERRKNARLSITELAALIESDIKSRRLSTGDPYLGLSETARMLKTSNAGANSALQLLVKKGVLERKQRRGTFISDPGNENAQMIRRVHFLLSEDFLKKEGVLADGQVIGIQSELSRAEIQFNFLPQHDQREYVEKTVTEALSTDGLDAFVLYSTSLDAQRILVESGLPTVVVGSLYPSVTELPWIDQDQKAVARMSFEHLHLEKQCRQFLVLMRERAYPGDFLYLDSLQECFSKNNISQENIFYRSLPSDHSAIQAEVSRLLPRFQSTIGIIARSMPLGIAAKSSLDPRINQLQKNVFILVTNVFGKERDELRDFSYIRPQPTPEEVGIYIGKVLKQFVLDCFSGNTAWQVPVKLIPAQQ; encoded by the coding sequence ATGAAAACCGAACGCAGAAAAAATGCGCGGCTATCGATCACGGAGCTGGCGGCGCTGATCGAAAGTGATATCAAATCGCGTCGGCTTTCGACCGGTGATCCTTACCTGGGCCTTTCTGAAACGGCCCGTATGCTGAAAACGAGTAATGCGGGTGCCAATTCCGCGCTGCAGCTGCTGGTGAAGAAAGGGGTGCTCGAACGAAAACAACGTCGGGGTACTTTTATCAGTGATCCAGGGAATGAGAATGCACAGATGATCCGCCGCGTGCATTTTTTGTTGAGCGAGGATTTTCTGAAGAAGGAAGGAGTTCTGGCGGATGGGCAGGTGATTGGTATTCAATCCGAATTGTCCCGCGCCGAAATCCAGTTCAACTTTCTGCCTCAACATGATCAGCGGGAATATGTTGAAAAAACCGTAACGGAAGCACTGAGTACGGACGGTTTGGATGCGTTCGTATTGTATTCAACGTCATTAGATGCCCAGCGGATTCTCGTGGAAAGTGGTTTGCCGACTGTCGTGGTCGGGTCCCTTTATCCCTCGGTTACTGAGCTGCCCTGGATTGATCAGGATCAGAAAGCCGTGGCCCGAATGTCGTTTGAGCATCTGCATCTTGAAAAACAATGCCGACAGTTTCTGGTATTGATGCGCGAGCGTGCTTATCCTGGCGATTTTCTGTATCTGGATTCCTTGCAGGAATGTTTTTCGAAAAACAATATTTCGCAGGAGAATATCTTCTATCGCTCTCTGCCATCCGACCACTCTGCCATTCAAGCGGAAGTCAGTCGCCTGCTACCGCGGTTTCAGTCCACGATTGGGATTATTGCCCGCAGTATGCCTCTGGGGATTGCTGCGAAATCCAGTCTGGATCCTCGCATCAACCAGCTGCAAAAAAATGTATTCATTCTCGTCACGAACGTGTTTGGAAAAGAACGGGATGAACTCCGGGACTTTTCCTACATTCGTCCTCAGCCGACTCCCGAGGAAGTGGGAATCTATATCGGCAAAGTCCTGAAGCAGTTTGTCCTTGATTGCTTTTCCGGCAACACTGCCTGGCAGGTCCCCGTTAAACTCATTCCCGCACAGCAGTGA